The following coding sequences are from one Onychostoma macrolepis isolate SWU-2019 chromosome 24, ASM1243209v1, whole genome shotgun sequence window:
- the gad2 gene encoding glutamate decarboxylase 2: MASHGFWFLGAENAAGNGSQSPNTPRAWCQAAAQKFSGGIGSKLCALLNVGEAEKAAQAPVKAEDGSTAESCGCNKPCDCPKAAVCFSDLYSTDLLPALDGDAKTMNFLQEVVDILLAYIVESFDRSTKVIDFHYPNELLQRNNWELSDEPETLDDILISCRATLKYAIKTAHPRYFNQLSTGLDMVGLAADWLTSTANTNMFTYEVAPVFVLLEYVTLKKMREIIGWQDGRGDGIFSPGGAISNMYAMLLARYKMFPEVKEKGMSSVPRLVAFTSEHSHFSIKKGAAALGIGTESVICIKADERGKMIPSDLERRIIEAKQKGYVPFFVSATAGTTVYGAFDPLMAIADICKKHDVWMHVDGAWGGSLLMSRKHRWKLNGVERANSMTWNPHKMMAVPLQCSALLVREEGLMQSCNQMQACYLFQQDKHYDLSYDTGDKALQCGRHVDIFKLWLMWRAKGTIGFEAQIDKCLELSEYLYNKIKDREGYDMVFDGKPQHTNVCFWYLPPGVRYLEDKVEKMKRLHKVAPVIKARMMEYGTTMVSYQPQGDKVNFFRMVISNPAATFEDIDFLIEEIERLGQDL, translated from the exons CTCTGTTAAATGTCGGGGAGGCTGAGAAAGCAGCTCAAGCCCCAGTTAAAGCAGAAGATGGGTCTACAGCCGAGAGCTGCGGCTGCAATAAACCCTGTGACTGCCCCAAAGCCGCCGTGTGCTTCTCTGATCTCTATTCAACAG atctTTTACCTGCACTGGATGGGGACGCCAAGACTATGAATTTTCTGCAGGAGGTTGTGGATATATTGCTGGCTTATATAGTGGAATCTTTTGACAGGTCAACGAAAGTGATTGATTTTCACTATCCAAATGAATTGCTCCAAAGGAATAATTGGGAGCTTTCGGACGAACCCGAGACTCTAGATGATATTCTGATCAGCTGTCGTGCCACGCTAAAATACGCCATAAAAACTG CACACCCCAGGTATTTCAATCAGCTCTCCACTGGGTTAGACATGGTTGGCTTGGCTGCCGATTGGCTAACGTCCACTGCCAACACCAATAT GTTCACCTATGAGGTGGCTCCAGTCTTCGTGCTGTTGGAATACGTCACACTGAAGAAGATGAGGGAGATCATTGGCTGGCAGGACGGCCGCGGTGATGGAATATTCTCCCCGG GTGGCGCCATCTCCAACATGTATGCCATGCTGCTGGCTCGCTATAAAATGTTCCCTGAGGTGAAGGAGAAAGGAATGTCATCTGTACCAAGACTGGTGGCCTTCACATCTGAACAT AGCCATTTTTCAATCAAGAAAGGAGCAGCCGCACTTGGAATCGGTACAGAAAGTGTCATCTGTATTAAAGCAGATGAAAG GGGTAAGATGATTCCTTCCGACCTTGAAAGGAGGATTATTGAAGCCAAGCAGAAG GGATACGTGCCATTCTTTGTCAGCGCCACGGCCGGCACCACAGTTTATGGAGCCTTTGATCCTCTCATGGCTATAGCAGACATCTGTAAGAAGCATGATGTCTGGATGCATGTGGAT GGAGCATGGGGTGGAAGTTTGCTAATGTCCCGGAAACACCGGTGGAAGCTGAATGGAGTTGAGAG GGCTAATTCTATGACCTGGAACCCTCATAAAATGATGGCTGTGCCCTTGCAATGCTCAGCTCTGCTGGTTCGAGAGGAG GGTCTGATGCAGAGCTGCAATCAGATGCAGGCCTGTTATCTGTTCCAGCAGGACAAGCACTATGATCTGTCCTATGACACAGGGGACAAGGCCCTGCAGTGCGGCCGCCATGTGGACATCTTCAAACTATGGCTAATGTGGAGAGCTAAG GGCACTATTGGTTTTGAGGCTCAGATTGACAAATGTCTGGAGCTTTCAGAGTATCTCTACAACAAGATCAAGGACAGGGAAGGATATGATATGGTGTTTGATGGAAAG CCTCAGCATACCAATGTGTGTTTCTGGTACCTTCCACCGGGCGTACGCTACCTGGAGGACAAAGTGGAGAAAATGAAGCGTCTGCACAAG GTTGCCCCTGTAATCAAAGCCAGAATGATGGAGTATGGAACGACCATGGTGAGCTATCAGCCGCAGGGAGACAAGGTCAACTTCTTCCGTATGGTCATCTCCAACCCAGCTGCTACCTTTGAAGACATTGACTTCCTCATTGAAGAGATTGAGCGACTGGGACAGGATCTTTAA